The following are encoded in a window of Cupriavidus oxalaticus genomic DNA:
- a CDS encoding tyrosine-type recombinase/integrase → MNLPAPAPESLLPITLPAALDGRDGTNRARGTIRQITADTDLEAVRLWLAEYAGSPHTLRSYRKEVVRLLVWATRALGKPLSSLTREDFLLYERFLAAPTADWTDPALPRRGGARRLFEGALAERSRRQALGILSGLLDYLVAAGYLAGNPLALRRNRATRAARTRRVERYLDHALWQVVLASMEAWPQGTLRERQHYERSRWVMRFLYHTALRASEAAHAKAADIVQRRGRWWLHVVGKGGAEGEVPVSDALMAEFARYRAFHGLPPMPGPGELSPAILSVAGDAKRHLTPTAVYLIAKEVFRRAAAVLEASDPLGAATLARASTHWLRHSAASHQADAGTDIRFIQKNLRHASIETTGIYLHAEDDRRHAHTVGEQQAQPSTAPAAPQ, encoded by the coding sequence ATGAACCTGCCCGCTCCAGCCCCCGAATCGCTCCTGCCGATCACTCTGCCCGCCGCACTGGACGGCCGTGACGGCACCAACCGGGCGCGCGGCACGATCCGACAAATCACCGCGGACACCGACCTCGAGGCCGTGCGCCTGTGGCTTGCCGAATATGCGGGCTCGCCGCACACGTTGCGCAGCTACCGAAAGGAAGTGGTGCGGCTGCTCGTCTGGGCAACGCGCGCCCTGGGCAAGCCGCTCTCCAGCCTCACGCGCGAGGACTTCCTGCTGTATGAGCGGTTCTTGGCCGCGCCGACGGCGGACTGGACCGACCCGGCGCTGCCGCGCCGCGGCGGGGCGCGGCGCCTGTTCGAGGGGGCGCTCGCCGAGCGCAGCCGCCGTCAGGCGCTTGGCATCCTTTCCGGACTGCTCGACTATCTCGTGGCGGCCGGCTACCTCGCCGGCAATCCGCTCGCCCTGCGCCGCAACCGTGCGACGCGCGCCGCGCGCACGAGGCGTGTAGAGCGCTATCTCGATCATGCGCTGTGGCAGGTGGTGCTCGCGTCGATGGAGGCCTGGCCGCAGGGCACGCTGCGCGAACGCCAGCACTACGAGCGCAGCCGCTGGGTGATGCGCTTCCTCTACCATACGGCGCTGCGCGCGAGCGAAGCCGCCCACGCGAAGGCAGCCGACATCGTCCAGCGGCGCGGGCGCTGGTGGCTGCACGTTGTAGGCAAGGGCGGTGCCGAGGGCGAGGTGCCCGTGAGCGACGCGTTGATGGCCGAGTTTGCCCGCTATCGCGCGTTCCACGGCCTGCCGCCGATGCCGGGGCCCGGTGAGCTGAGCCCGGCCATCCTGAGCGTCGCCGGCGATGCGAAGCGGCACCTCACGCCGACGGCGGTCTATCTGATCGCGAAGGAGGTGTTCCGGCGGGCGGCCGCAGTGTTAGAGGCGAGCGATCCGCTGGGCGCGGCGACGCTGGCGCGTGCCTCGACGCACTGGCTGCGCCATTCCGCGGCTTCGCACCAGGCCGACGCCGGCACCGATATCCGCTTTATTCAGAAGAACCTGCGGCACGCTTCGATTGAGACGACCGGCATTTACCTGCACGCCGAGGACGACCGGCGGCATGCGCACACCGTGGGCGAGCAGCAAGCTCAACCATCCACCGCGCCCGCCGCGCCACAGTAG
- the copK gene encoding periplasmic Cu(I)/Cu(II)-binding protein CopK: MYRKPIIAAFAVVVALSSFAADRSDIVKSYALKDGSTLHVFRDGKMGVENPFGRAVDVKAGQVLEAKDGSKLTMNGNEVIRLEQVLNEGRRGH, translated from the coding sequence ATGTACCGCAAGCCCATCATTGCCGCGTTTGCCGTCGTCGTTGCCTTGTCCTCATTCGCGGCCGACAGGAGTGACATCGTGAAGTCCTATGCCCTCAAGGACGGCTCGACCCTGCACGTCTTCAGGGATGGGAAGATGGGCGTCGAGAATCCGTTCGGCCGCGCCGTGGACGTGAAGGCGGGTCAGGTGCTGGAGGCGAAAGATGGCAGCAAGCTCACCATGAACGGCAATGAAGTGATTCGGCTCGAGCAGGTGTTGAACGAGGGCCGGCGCGGGCACTGA
- a CDS encoding P-II family nitrogen regulator, giving the protein MSTRCVIAIVPSELLERLEKRLAAVHAPGMTATKVKGYGEYRNFYSSDLTTVHTKIEIFAEETDVEAITNAIVEVGRSTVPGAGIVAVVPVEKFLHLHVSPGASVDTAE; this is encoded by the coding sequence ATGAGCACAAGATGTGTCATCGCCATCGTTCCCTCCGAGCTGTTGGAAAGACTGGAAAAGCGGCTCGCAGCCGTCCATGCGCCCGGAATGACGGCAACGAAAGTCAAGGGGTACGGCGAGTACCGGAACTTCTACTCAAGCGACCTGACCACCGTGCACACCAAGATCGAGATCTTTGCGGAGGAAACCGACGTCGAGGCCATCACCAACGCGATCGTCGAGGTGGGAAGATCTACGGTGCCAGGCGCCGGGATCGTGGCGGTAGTCCCCGTCGAGAAGTTCTTGCATCTGCACGTTTCCCCTGGAGCGTCAGTGGATACGGCAGAATGA
- a CDS encoding sigma-70 family RNA polymerase sigma factor produces the protein MAKISRIPADPRNDIEDAVQDVLLTVHAVRHTYDPARPFGPWLVAIANRRIVDGLRRRGRIQSHETVPDDGLETFSPLATNFQEDAADARAVRDAVARLPAGQREAVQLLKLEEMSLKEAAAASGTSVAALKVATHRALKTLRKWFESQGGKP, from the coding sequence TTGGCGAAAATTTCACGAATTCCGGCCGACCCTCGCAACGATATCGAGGACGCGGTGCAGGATGTATTGCTGACCGTACATGCGGTGCGCCACACTTATGATCCGGCCCGGCCGTTCGGGCCATGGCTGGTGGCCATTGCCAACCGGCGCATCGTGGATGGCCTGCGCCGGCGGGGACGCATCCAGTCGCACGAAACGGTGCCGGATGACGGCCTGGAAACCTTTTCGCCCCTTGCCACGAACTTTCAGGAAGACGCCGCGGACGCGCGCGCGGTAAGGGATGCGGTAGCACGGCTCCCGGCCGGACAGCGCGAGGCGGTGCAGTTGCTCAAGCTGGAGGAGATGTCGTTGAAGGAGGCCGCGGCCGCCAGCGGCACGTCGGTCGCGGCGCTGAAGGTGGCGACCCACCGTGCCCTGAAAACGCTGCGCAAGTGGTTCGAATCGCAAGGTGGCAAGCCGTGA
- a CDS encoding DNA-binding protein has translation MSRISDTRLRTREAAARLVAAGRHPHELTVDLIYAEIRQGSRTTINDELKLWKDEQARNDALSAALPPAVANAMLSVWALAVEQGEQVFAQRSGEFEAEAAAAITRADSLHAANTGLQAEVQALRAQVDDLQARLATALAAHARGQTELEAAIRRAEAAAAEGDAVRAQAEQAWRDAQSAHARELEALRAARAEHEAALRVEVDQATARLEGVQKLVMLQTEEAREAQRRAEAALAKTRQRNEQLVADGQRLSADAAEHRRLAERHEKQLAGVMEETRELRRERDSLTQQVALLQGQLKGRDESAPARTARRRAG, from the coding sequence ATGAGCCGTATCAGCGATACCCGTCTACGCACCCGTGAAGCCGCCGCGCGCCTGGTTGCCGCGGGCCGGCACCCGCATGAGCTCACCGTCGACCTTATCTATGCCGAGATTCGGCAGGGCAGCCGCACCACCATCAACGACGAGCTGAAGCTGTGGAAGGACGAGCAGGCGCGCAACGACGCGCTCTCCGCCGCGCTGCCGCCAGCAGTCGCCAACGCGATGCTGTCGGTCTGGGCGTTGGCCGTTGAACAGGGGGAACAGGTCTTCGCGCAGCGCAGCGGGGAGTTTGAGGCCGAAGCGGCCGCCGCCATCACGCGCGCCGATTCGCTGCACGCCGCCAACACAGGGTTGCAGGCGGAAGTGCAAGCGCTTCGCGCCCAGGTTGACGACCTGCAGGCGCGGCTCGCCACCGCGCTGGCCGCTCACGCCCGGGGCCAAACCGAACTGGAGGCTGCCATCCGGCGGGCCGAAGCCGCCGCGGCCGAGGGTGATGCCGTGCGCGCACAAGCAGAGCAGGCCTGGCGCGACGCGCAGTCCGCCCATGCCCGCGAACTGGAAGCACTGCGGGCTGCCCGCGCCGAACACGAGGCCGCCCTGCGGGTGGAGGTCGACCAGGCTACCGCCCGGCTCGAAGGCGTGCAGAAGCTCGTCATGCTGCAGACCGAGGAAGCGCGCGAAGCCCAGCGTCGCGCGGAAGCGGCCCTTGCGAAGACCCGCCAGCGTAACGAGCAACTTGTGGCAGACGGGCAGCGGCTCAGCGCCGACGCTGCCGAACACCGCCGGCTGGCCGAACGGCATGAAAAACAGCTCGCCGGTGTCATGGAAGAGACGCGCGAACTGCGGCGTGAGCGCGATTCCCTGACCCAACAGGTCGCCCTGCTGCAGGGCCAGCTCAAGGGCCGCGACGAGTCTGCGCCAGCGCGTACAGCCAGGCGTCGCGCCGGCTGA
- a CDS encoding Tn3 family transposase, translating into MNPISETAYPLLPAEIAADELRAVYTPSAAEIRFVYGQFRQAPTRVLILTQLKLLQRLGYMPPMSDLPPEIVAHMCSVLKVRSPPRTTLKRYDRSGSKSRHQKVLREFVGIRVVDALTHEWLAVVAAIAARTKAELPDIINVLLEELIRQRYELPPLATLSRIAASARSRLHEAIYQAFSDALDEPLRARLDALFSNRAGRTPWDELKREPKRPRPREVASFLKHIQALNELADGLPPPPEMLSVPKRMQLVLEARALDVHEMRVLKPAKRYTLAVLFILAQLQKALDDVAEIFIKTVRNLEGTAELRMKQYRLAHADELESLVSQFRDVLHILQDDEAPPAERIARMRASLNDDPGNALNRCNEHIAYTGNHAIPFLLAPYRNLRSLLFQCLDLLSLRSSSQDDALLGALAWIQQYRASRRECLLLGDADLAELPLDWMPEKWEKFVFPDGRTAPLLHRKYFELCVFSQLRRELNSGDVYVEHSDQYDDPREHQVSWDEFREELPRYGELVDFPVDSRAFVQQLKDQLSALADEVDAAFPENDYVEIGDQGLILHKLEKKPDPPNKMLIDQAITASMRSVSILDILTETEQWLDLHRLFGPLSGFEAKIDEPRKRFITTLFCYGCNLGPAQTARSVKNLSRKQVAWLNLRHVTEERLDKAIVRVINAYNQFALPKFWGSGSRVSADGTKWNLYEQNLLSEYHIRYGGYGGIGYYHVSDKYIALFSHFIPCGVHEAVYILDGLIKNTSDVQPDTVHGDTQAQSAPVFALAHLLGIKLMPRIRDIKELRFYKADRRRRYTNIESLFRGNVDWALIERHLPDMLRVAISIKAGRMTPSTILRRLGSESVKNKLYFAFRELGRVIRTLFLLRYIKDPEMRRTIHAATNKSEQFNDFAKWLMFGGDVIAENVRHEQRKVIKYNQLVANMVILYNVQWMSRKLKELQMKGHPVDAEVLQALSPYRKDHINRLGSYLVDLQRKVPPLDTSIDFVFGSAA; encoded by the coding sequence ATGAACCCGATTTCCGAAACCGCGTACCCGTTACTGCCAGCGGAGATTGCCGCAGACGAGTTGCGGGCAGTCTACACGCCCAGCGCCGCCGAAATCCGCTTCGTGTACGGCCAGTTCCGGCAAGCCCCAACACGCGTGCTGATTCTGACGCAGCTCAAACTGCTCCAGCGTCTGGGATACATGCCGCCCATGTCAGACTTGCCGCCCGAAATCGTCGCCCATATGTGCTCGGTGCTCAAGGTCCGATCGCCGCCCCGCACAACGCTCAAGCGCTATGACCGGTCGGGCAGCAAGTCTCGGCACCAGAAGGTGCTGCGCGAATTTGTCGGCATCCGCGTCGTTGATGCGCTTACCCATGAATGGCTGGCTGTCGTAGCGGCCATCGCCGCGCGCACGAAGGCAGAGTTGCCGGACATCATCAACGTGCTGCTCGAAGAGCTCATCAGGCAGCGCTACGAACTGCCGCCGCTGGCAACCCTCTCGCGCATTGCTGCTTCCGCCCGCAGCCGGCTTCACGAGGCCATCTACCAGGCCTTCTCCGACGCGTTGGACGAGCCGCTCAGAGCCCGCCTCGACGCTCTCTTCAGCAACCGGGCGGGACGCACGCCCTGGGACGAGCTGAAGCGGGAACCAAAACGGCCGAGGCCGCGCGAGGTCGCAAGCTTCCTCAAGCACATCCAGGCCTTGAACGAGCTGGCCGACGGCCTACCGCCGCCGCCGGAAATGCTCTCGGTCCCCAAGCGCATGCAACTCGTCCTTGAAGCACGGGCCCTCGACGTCCATGAGATGCGCGTGCTCAAGCCGGCGAAGCGCTACACGCTTGCCGTGCTATTCATCCTCGCGCAGCTGCAGAAGGCACTTGATGACGTCGCGGAAATCTTCATCAAGACGGTCCGCAACCTGGAAGGCACGGCGGAACTGCGCATGAAACAGTATCGGCTGGCGCACGCGGACGAGCTCGAATCGCTCGTCAGTCAGTTTCGAGATGTGCTCCACATCCTGCAGGACGACGAGGCGCCGCCCGCCGAGCGCATTGCGCGCATGAGGGCATCCCTCAATGACGATCCCGGCAACGCCCTGAACCGATGCAACGAGCACATCGCATATACCGGCAATCACGCCATCCCGTTTCTGCTGGCCCCGTACAGGAATCTGCGGTCACTGCTGTTCCAGTGCCTCGATCTCCTGTCACTGCGCTCGAGCTCCCAGGACGATGCCCTGCTCGGCGCGCTCGCTTGGATCCAGCAGTACCGGGCGTCACGTCGCGAATGCCTGCTGCTGGGCGACGCGGACCTCGCAGAGCTGCCGCTCGACTGGATGCCAGAGAAGTGGGAGAAATTTGTCTTCCCGGACGGGCGGACCGCCCCACTGCTGCACCGGAAATATTTCGAGCTATGCGTGTTCAGCCAGCTCAGGCGTGAACTCAACTCTGGCGACGTCTACGTCGAGCACAGCGACCAGTACGATGATCCCCGCGAACATCAGGTATCGTGGGACGAATTCCGCGAAGAACTGCCGCGCTATGGCGAACTCGTCGACTTCCCGGTCGATAGCCGGGCCTTCGTCCAGCAACTGAAGGACCAACTCAGCGCATTGGCCGACGAGGTCGACGCTGCCTTTCCGGAGAACGACTACGTCGAGATTGGCGACCAAGGTCTGATTCTCCACAAGCTCGAGAAGAAGCCCGACCCGCCAAACAAGATGTTGATCGACCAGGCCATCACGGCGTCGATGCGGTCGGTCAGCATCCTTGACATCCTGACCGAAACCGAACAGTGGCTCGATCTGCACCGGCTGTTTGGCCCGTTATCCGGCTTCGAGGCGAAGATCGACGAGCCGCGCAAGCGCTTCATCACGACGCTGTTCTGCTATGGGTGCAATCTCGGACCGGCGCAGACGGCGCGTTCGGTGAAGAACCTCAGCCGCAAGCAGGTCGCCTGGCTGAATCTGCGCCACGTGACCGAAGAGCGCCTGGACAAGGCCATCGTCAGGGTGATCAACGCATACAACCAGTTTGCGTTGCCGAAGTTCTGGGGTTCCGGAAGCCGGGTTTCGGCCGACGGCACGAAATGGAATCTCTATGAGCAAAATCTGCTGTCCGAATATCACATCCGGTACGGCGGCTATGGCGGTATCGGCTACTACCACGTGTCGGACAAGTACATCGCGCTCTTCAGCCACTTCATCCCATGCGGGGTGCATGAAGCCGTCTACATCCTCGACGGGCTGATCAAGAATACCTCCGACGTGCAGCCGGACACGGTCCATGGCGATACCCAAGCGCAGAGCGCGCCGGTCTTCGCACTCGCGCACCTGCTCGGCATCAAACTAATGCCCCGCATCCGCGACATCAAGGAACTGCGCTTCTACAAAGCGGACCGGCGCCGTCGCTACACCAACATCGAATCATTGTTCCGCGGCAACGTCGACTGGGCCCTGATCGAAAGGCACTTGCCGGACATGCTGCGCGTCGCCATCTCAATCAAAGCCGGTCGGATGACGCCGTCGACGATCCTGCGGCGCCTCGGCTCCGAAAGTGTCAAGAACAAGCTGTATTTCGCATTCCGCGAGCTCGGGCGGGTAATCCGCACGCTGTTTCTGCTGCGCTACATCAAGGACCCCGAAATGCGCCGGACGATCCATGCCGCGACGAACAAGAGCGAACAGTTCAACGATTTTGCGAAATGGCTGATGTTCGGCGGTGACGTCATCGCGGAAAACGTCCGACACGAGCAGCGCAAAGTCATCAAGTACAACCAGCTCGTCGCGAACATGGTCATCCTCTACAACGTGCAGTGGATGTCGCGCAAACTGAAGGAGTTGCAAATGAAGGGCCATCCTGTCGACGCCGAGGTGCTCCAGGCGCTGTCGCCTTACCGGAAGGACCACATCAACCGGCTCGGGTCTTATTTGGTGGATCTCCAGCGGAAGGTGCCGCCGCTCGATACGTCGATCGATTTCGTTTTCGGATCGGCGGCGTAG
- a CDS encoding PadR family transcriptional regulator — translation MTDKDLYGGLIRLHILHHAAEEPIFGLGIIEELRHHGYELSAGTLYPMLHGLEKKGYLTSRRERTGRRDRRVYEITEQGRIALKDAKSKVRELFGELIEGK, via the coding sequence ATGACAGACAAAGACCTTTACGGGGGGCTGATTCGTTTGCACATCCTGCACCATGCAGCCGAAGAACCCATCTTCGGTCTCGGCATCATCGAGGAGTTGCGACACCACGGTTACGAGCTCAGCGCAGGAACTCTGTATCCGATGCTGCATGGCTTGGAAAAAAAGGGCTATCTCACTTCACGTCGTGAGCGTACCGGCCGACGTGATCGGCGGGTTTACGAAATCACCGAGCAAGGCCGTATTGCGTTGAAGGATGCCAAATCCAAGGTCAGGGAGCTTTTTGGAGAACTCATTGAAGGCAAATGA
- a CDS encoding methyltransferase family protein: MNDIAGFSAHYGHWGLVAVVVVLVSWVLFRYVAPQGWREWAGAGLVQAFIIALYAEMYGFPLTIYLLTGFLGLDIPRTAYSGHLWAMLLGYGPAGAIIEMLLGGIFILTGVVLLVRGWGAVYRASREGRMAQEGPYAVVRHPQYTGIMLAVFGHIVHWPHCDHRGAVSAHCVRLRASCPQGGARHGAPLRGGLRGVSNNGAYVRAGPRPMDPATRHTRPLSCWRPVALLARWTLDWS; the protein is encoded by the coding sequence GTGAACGATATCGCTGGGTTTAGCGCGCACTACGGCCACTGGGGTCTGGTAGCGGTCGTGGTCGTCCTGGTGTCGTGGGTCTTGTTTCGATACGTGGCGCCACAAGGCTGGCGGGAATGGGCCGGGGCTGGTCTGGTTCAGGCATTCATCATCGCGCTGTACGCCGAGATGTACGGCTTCCCCCTCACGATCTACCTGCTGACGGGCTTCCTTGGGCTCGATATCCCGCGCACCGCCTACAGTGGGCACCTGTGGGCAATGCTTCTCGGCTATGGCCCGGCTGGCGCCATCATCGAGATGCTGCTCGGCGGTATCTTCATTCTCACCGGTGTTGTGCTGCTGGTCCGGGGCTGGGGTGCCGTCTATCGGGCAAGCCGCGAGGGGCGCATGGCTCAGGAGGGGCCTTACGCTGTAGTCCGCCATCCCCAGTACACCGGCATCATGCTGGCCGTGTTCGGCCACATCGTGCATTGGCCCCACTGTGATCACCGTGGCGCTGTTTCCGCTCATTGTGTTCGCCTACGTGCGTCTTGCCCGCAAGGAGGAGCGAGACATGGTGCGCCGCTTCGGGGTGGCCTACGAGGCGTATCGAACAATGGTGCCTATGTTCGTGCCGGGCCGCGGCCAATGGATCCAGCTACTCGGCACACGCGGCCACTGAGTTGTTGGCGGCCAGTCGCGTTGCTGGCCAGATGGACCCTGGATTGGAGCTAA
- a CDS encoding acyltransferase family protein translates to MKDTPRGTTNGQDRLRRSFGVLQGRLMGQFKPLTSLRFFLALWVLCLHWFHVYPDGRYFDIGITSTFFDHGYLGVDGFFILSGFILAYNYDPAPGERLDWKKFIIARIARIYPAYVASLLVFSAAVIGRDLILHSAMVGSTNYTLPDFLLGLSLLSAWRYAGPTGWNDVGWSVSAEWFAYVWFPLFLLAAPRLGKIRIALMAILALAVVGVVEATSPTHLSMSGGVARLIPEFMLGVLLCRLREAMPSYQGFIWGSLLSLLVCAIGVKVGIDTVFVAGAAGLVFSLSYGIDALTGVLSSPSLVFLGEISYCLYIVQRIPQYLFSFARSQRPELAALPATVQALLLLALTIGAAVLLHFGIERPMRSWINRRFGASRRSPKSIAGATNNERDHRGWYIQRKR, encoded by the coding sequence ATGAAAGACACCCCGCGGGGGACGACAAATGGGCAAGATCGCCTTCGACGCAGCTTCGGCGTCCTTCAGGGGAGATTGATGGGCCAGTTCAAGCCGCTCACCAGTCTGCGCTTCTTTCTGGCGCTCTGGGTGCTATGCCTCCATTGGTTCCACGTTTACCCCGACGGCCGATACTTCGACATTGGCATCACCAGTACGTTTTTTGATCATGGCTATCTTGGGGTCGACGGCTTCTTCATCCTGAGTGGCTTTATCCTTGCTTACAACTATGATCCGGCGCCCGGCGAGCGGCTGGACTGGAAGAAGTTCATCATCGCCCGGATCGCACGCATCTATCCAGCATATGTAGCAAGCCTTCTCGTTTTTTCGGCTGCGGTAATTGGCCGTGACCTGATCTTGCATTCAGCCATGGTCGGATCGACCAACTACACTTTGCCCGACTTCCTGCTTGGGCTGTCGCTGCTTAGCGCGTGGCGGTATGCTGGACCGACTGGATGGAATGATGTCGGCTGGTCCGTCAGTGCCGAATGGTTTGCCTACGTCTGGTTTCCCCTCTTCCTGTTGGCGGCGCCGCGTCTGGGAAAAATCCGCATCGCATTGATGGCAATACTCGCACTGGCCGTGGTCGGTGTGGTGGAGGCGACGTCGCCCACGCACCTGTCGATGAGTGGTGGCGTCGCCCGCCTGATCCCGGAGTTTATGCTGGGTGTGCTGCTATGCCGGTTGCGAGAGGCGATGCCGAGCTACCAGGGGTTTATTTGGGGAAGCTTGTTGTCGCTCCTCGTTTGCGCAATCGGCGTGAAAGTTGGAATCGATACGGTTTTCGTCGCTGGCGCCGCTGGACTGGTGTTTTCACTTTCTTATGGAATCGATGCACTGACAGGAGTCTTGTCATCGCCATCGTTGGTGTTTCTCGGGGAAATCTCCTACTGCCTTTATATCGTGCAGCGGATTCCTCAATACCTGTTCTCGTTCGCGAGGTCCCAGCGACCTGAGTTGGCTGCGTTACCTGCTACGGTTCAGGCGCTGCTGCTGCTGGCGCTTACCATCGGCGCAGCCGTACTACTCCACTTCGGTATCGAGAGGCCCATGCGTTCCTGGATAAACCGCCGATTCGGCGCCAGTCGCAGGTCGCCAAAGTCAATCGCCGGGGCGACGAACAATGAGCGCGACCACCGGGGCTGGTACATACAGCGGAAACGGTAG
- a CDS encoding NrsF family protein, giving the protein MTRTPDLIDALVADATPVRRLRPPAMRAMCWLLLAVVTLALVAFHHGLRPDLALRLEQEVFVTGVAAATLTGVLAAVAAFMASVPGHSRRWLLLPVPSLLVWFATIGYGCLTDWIRIGPGGISPGETASCLATLALVSTPLSFALLRMLRYTARLSPTPVAMCGALAVAAMTTTALSFLHPIDASAMVLLWNFGVALLFVGISARYGSWLFAWATPH; this is encoded by the coding sequence GTGACACGCACCCCTGACCTGATCGACGCACTGGTAGCCGACGCGACGCCGGTGCGCCGCCTGCGCCCGCCGGCGATGCGGGCAATGTGCTGGCTGCTGCTGGCGGTCGTGACGCTGGCGCTGGTGGCGTTCCACCATGGCCTGCGACCGGACCTGGCACTGAGGCTGGAGCAGGAGGTCTTCGTCACTGGCGTGGCGGCTGCCACGCTTACCGGCGTACTGGCCGCCGTGGCTGCGTTCATGGCCAGTGTCCCCGGCCACTCGCGGCGTTGGCTGCTGCTGCCCGTGCCGTCCCTGCTGGTATGGTTCGCCACGATCGGCTACGGCTGCCTGACCGACTGGATCCGGATCGGGCCGGGGGGCATCTCGCCCGGCGAAACCGCTAGTTGCCTCGCAACGCTGGCGCTGGTCAGCACGCCGCTGTCGTTTGCGTTGCTACGCATGCTTCGGTACACGGCACGGCTGTCCCCCACGCCGGTCGCGATGTGCGGCGCCCTCGCCGTCGCTGCGATGACGACAACGGCGCTGTCCTTCCTTCACCCGATCGACGCCTCGGCCATGGTCCTGCTGTGGAACTTCGGCGTCGCACTGCTGTTTGTCGGCATCAGCGCTCGGTACGGCTCCTGGTTATTCGCCTGGGCGACACCCCATTGA
- the petA gene encoding ubiquinol-cytochrome c reductase iron-sulfur subunit has protein sequence MSNPTAVSRNASQRRLLLLATGTLGGVGLVGTMVPFVASMAPSQAARSRGAPVQVNLDTAAPGSLVTIAWRGKPVWILHRTWDMLDRLGRHDRLLADPLSREAQQPTYARNATRALRPEFFVAIGLCTHLGCVPTYRPEVGAADLGEDWPGGFFCPCHGSKFDLAGRVFRAVPAPLNLEIPPYEYQSETRLVVGQDLNGPA, from the coding sequence ATGAGCAATCCAACGGCAGTTTCACGGAACGCAAGCCAGCGCAGGCTACTGCTGCTGGCCACCGGCACCTTGGGTGGAGTAGGACTGGTCGGCACCATGGTGCCGTTCGTAGCGAGCATGGCGCCAAGCCAGGCCGCGCGATCACGCGGCGCACCCGTCCAGGTGAACCTCGACACGGCGGCGCCAGGGTCTCTGGTCACCATTGCCTGGCGTGGCAAGCCAGTCTGGATCTTGCACCGGACCTGGGATATGTTGGATCGTCTGGGCAGGCATGATCGCTTGCTGGCCGATCCGCTGTCCAGGGAGGCGCAGCAGCCCACCTACGCACGCAATGCGACCCGCGCGCTGCGCCCGGAGTTCTTTGTGGCGATCGGCCTCTGTACCCATCTGGGCTGCGTCCCAACCTATCGTCCCGAAGTTGGCGCTGCGGATTTGGGCGAGGACTGGCCTGGGGGATTTTTCTGTCCCTGCCATGGTTCCAAGTTCGATCTGGCCGGACGCGTGTTCCGCGCCGTTCCCGCGCCGCTCAATCTGGAGATACCGCCATATGAATACCAGAGCGAAACCCGACTGGTGGTCGGCCAGGATCTCAATGGGCCCGCCTGA
- a CDS encoding DUF2933 domain-containing protein, translated as MIKFAIGFAALLVVGYVVFPQYQGAIRAVAPILLILACPLAMYSGMKEMKPRDERKPPRPEDK; from the coding sequence ATGATCAAGTTTGCCATCGGATTCGCCGCACTGCTTGTCGTCGGGTACGTGGTATTCCCGCAGTACCAGGGCGCCATTCGTGCCGTTGCGCCGATCCTGCTGATCCTGGCATGCCCGCTGGCGATGTACTCCGGCATGAAGGAGATGAAGCCGCGCGACGAACGCAAACCGCCACGGCCGGAGGACAAGTAA